In Pseudostreptobacillus hongkongensis, a single genomic region encodes these proteins:
- a CDS encoding DMT family transporter — translation MEKNINLGIIMALTAAICWGASGNFAEYMLTNSSMEANTYVLYRMLFSGLILVPYSIYINGYNDIKKLMSNKKEILKLIIYSVIGVMLLQATFAKTIEYSNAPFATLLQFLSPIIILILLSIKDKKLPLKSEVFLSFVALFGMFLMVTNGNLSNISVSPRALIMGIISAMTFVFYIIYVKNFFKYDVCLIVGLGMLLGSVSLTPFTNHVNFIQSMNRIDIISAFAFNVILGNVIPFYFFLESTRYIRPNITAIIGSFEPITALLISVFIMKTTTISFIQIIGVILIIGSVTLLSVKEKK, via the coding sequence ATGGAAAAAAATATAAATTTAGGAATAATAATGGCACTTACGGCTGCAATTTGTTGGGGTGCATCAGGAAATTTTGCAGAGTATATGTTAACCAATTCATCTATGGAAGCAAACACTTATGTTCTTTATAGAATGCTATTTTCAGGACTTATTCTAGTACCTTATTCTATATATATTAACGGGTATAATGATATTAAAAAACTTATGTCAAATAAAAAAGAAATATTAAAATTAATCATATATTCTGTAATAGGTGTAATGCTTTTACAAGCTACATTTGCAAAGACTATAGAATATTCAAATGCACCATTTGCAACATTACTTCAATTTTTATCTCCTATAATTATATTAATACTATTAAGTATAAAAGATAAAAAATTACCTTTAAAATCTGAAGTTTTTTTAAGTTTTGTTGCACTATTTGGAATGTTTTTGATGGTTACTAATGGAAATTTATCAAATATTTCAGTAAGTCCACGAGCATTAATTATGGGTATAATTTCTGCAATGACTTTTGTATTTTATATAATCTATGTAAAAAACTTTTTTAAATATGATGTGTGTTTGATAGTAGGACTTGGAATGTTACTTGGATCTGTATCACTTACACCATTTACAAATCATGTTAATTTTATACAAAGTATGAATAGAATTGATATTATTTCAGCATTTGCTTTTAATGTTATACTTGGAAATGTAATACCATTTTACTTTTTCCTAGAAAGTACAAGATATATACGTCCAAATATTACAGCAATTATTGGATCATTTGAACCTATAACAGCTCTTCTTATATCTGTATTTATTATGA
- the sufC gene encoding Fe-S cluster assembly ATPase SufC, with the protein MELLKVVNLHAGVEEKEIIKGLDLTINKGEIHVIMGPNGAGKSTLASILIGHPKYEVTEGQIILEGEEIQEDAVDERARKGLFLSFQYPEEIPGLTVEDFLRSAREAVTGEKQYFVRFNKLLKEKMAELKMDESYASRYLNVGFSGGEKKKNEILQMAILEPKIAILDETDSGLDRDATKIVFEGVKTLKSTDRSMLIITHYDKVLDYLEPDYVHILMDGKIVKTGGKELVEFIEDNGYEKLKEALNGETNGNN; encoded by the coding sequence ATGGAATTACTAAAGGTAGTAAATTTACATGCAGGAGTAGAAGAAAAAGAAATAATTAAAGGTTTAGATTTGACAATAAATAAAGGTGAAATACATGTGATAATGGGTCCTAATGGTGCAGGGAAATCAACGCTTGCTTCAATTTTAATAGGGCATCCTAAATATGAAGTAACTGAAGGTCAAATTATACTTGAAGGTGAAGAAATTCAAGAAGATGCAGTTGATGAAAGAGCTAGAAAAGGACTATTCTTATCTTTCCAATACCCAGAAGAAATACCAGGTCTTACAGTTGAAGATTTCTTAAGATCTGCAAGAGAAGCTGTTACTGGAGAAAAACAATACTTTGTTAGATTTAATAAATTATTGAAAGAAAAAATGGCAGAACTTAAGATGGATGAATCTTATGCTTCAAGATATTTAAATGTAGGATTTTCTGGTGGAGAAAAGAAAAAGAATGAAATACTACAAATGGCTATACTTGAACCAAAAATTGCAATACTTGATGAAACAGATTCAGGGCTTGATAGAGATGCTACCAAAATTGTGTTTGAAGGAGTTAAAACATTAAAAAGTACAGATAGATCAATGCTAATAATAACACATTATGATAAAGTATTAGATTATTTAGAGCCTGACTATGTTCATATATTAATGGATGGTAAAATAGTTAAAACTGGGGGTAAAGAATTAGTTGAATTTATAGAAGATAATGGTTATGAAAAATTAAAAGAAGCATTAAATGGAGAAACAAATGGAAATAACTAA